Proteins encoded together in one Phycisphaerae bacterium window:
- the gatD gene encoding Glu-tRNA(Gln) amidotransferase subunit GatD yields MSKSSNNGYRGVGQAVLERFRVGVWSDVEVETARGRFRGLILPRSETSDERHIVLKLDSGYNVGIAADSVSSMIEHGRREAHYKIPEKQFPFHPSKPNVTLFGTGGTIASRLDYRTGAVIPAFSPGELYGSVPELADFCNLTTEKLFGVFSENMGPEQYIRLAERIGEAIRDGVDGVVIGHGTDTMHHTAAVLSFMVQNSPVPIVMVGSQRSSDRPSSDAALNLMNAVKAAAESDIAEVMVCMFGPTSDEYCLLHRGTRVRKMHSSYRSTFRTIGDIPLAKIDAREIVTFKKDYKRRRKDREVTINTAFEERVTILYYYPNMRPDIVDAIVEKGYRGIVIAGTGLGHVNRPLYPALKRAVDAGVHIYMTVQTLWGYVQMYVYETGREIMELGVVPAANMLPEVAYMKLCWALGQSDDREKIRRIMLTPINHETTLREPYNGYLIYQGAIPEVERFIRSIRR; encoded by the coding sequence ATGAGCAAGAGCAGCAACAACGGCTATCGCGGCGTGGGGCAGGCGGTGCTCGAGCGCTTCCGCGTCGGCGTGTGGAGCGACGTGGAGGTCGAGACGGCGCGGGGGCGGTTTCGTGGGCTGATCCTGCCGCGATCGGAAACCTCCGACGAACGGCACATCGTGCTGAAGCTGGACAGCGGGTACAACGTGGGCATTGCGGCCGACTCCGTGTCGAGCATGATCGAGCACGGCCGGCGGGAAGCGCACTACAAGATTCCCGAGAAGCAGTTTCCGTTTCACCCTTCCAAGCCGAATGTCACGCTGTTCGGGACCGGTGGGACGATTGCCAGCCGACTGGACTATCGTACCGGTGCGGTCATTCCGGCGTTTTCTCCCGGCGAACTCTACGGCTCCGTTCCGGAATTGGCCGACTTCTGCAACCTTACCACCGAGAAGCTCTTCGGGGTGTTCAGCGAGAACATGGGGCCGGAGCAGTACATCCGCCTTGCGGAGCGTATCGGTGAAGCCATTCGCGACGGGGTGGACGGCGTTGTCATCGGTCACGGTACGGACACCATGCATCACACCGCGGCGGTGCTGAGCTTCATGGTGCAGAATTCACCCGTACCCATCGTCATGGTGGGTTCGCAGCGGAGTTCGGATCGACCGTCTTCGGATGCGGCGCTGAACCTGATGAATGCGGTGAAGGCGGCGGCGGAGAGCGACATCGCCGAAGTGATGGTGTGCATGTTCGGCCCGACTTCGGACGAGTATTGCCTGCTCCATCGCGGGACGCGGGTGCGCAAGATGCATTCCAGCTATCGATCGACGTTCCGCACGATCGGCGATATTCCGCTGGCGAAAATCGACGCCAGGGAGATCGTCACCTTCAAGAAGGACTATAAGCGCCGGCGCAAGGATCGGGAGGTGACGATCAACACCGCGTTCGAAGAGCGCGTGACGATCCTCTACTACTATCCCAACATGAGACCCGACATCGTCGACGCGATCGTCGAGAAGGGTTATCGGGGGATTGTCATTGCCGGAACCGGGCTCGGGCATGTTAACCGGCCGTTGTACCCGGCGCTCAAGCGCGCTGTTGATGCAGGCGTGCACATTTACATGACCGTGCAGACGCTCTGGGGCTACGTGCAGATGTACGTCTATGAGACGGGGCGCGAGATCATGGAACTGGGCGTCGTGCCGGCCGCGAACATGCTGCCCGAGGTCGCCTATATGAAGCTATGCTGGGCGCTGGGTCAGAGCGACGATCGCGAAAAGATCCGTCGGATCATGCTCACGCCCATTAACCACGAGACGACCCTCCGCGAGCCGTACAACGGCTACCTGATCTACCAGGGAGCAATCCCGGAAGTGGAGCGGTTCATTCGCTCGATCCGCCGTTAG
- a CDS encoding methyltransferase domain-containing protein → MTASLEQPPPAIATSALRRRKRLERFLAAYWLRPENAFWMAMRSEMLSRVEWSCPALDLCCGDGVFSFLHLGGLLDPAWDVFQSVGGLDRVRTEHHDIFDHIDDEFRPLVQKLPATKFEIGCDAKSALLRRAKPLGIYERLVEHDANEALPFEDASVRFVYCNAAYWVRRIDALLNEVRRISVPGGRIVLQVKLDSLRGYTLESHHARLGEEFLDIIGRGRTDCWPTLADRDTWEARFRRAGLVIERAVPFISRTQAHIWDVGLRPIAPLLIRMANGLNPDTRAAIKRDWVDLLVELLLPFCEPCFDLFSGASEPAEIQYELVRPT, encoded by the coding sequence ATGACCGCGTCGCTCGAGCAACCGCCGCCCGCCATCGCAACTTCAGCACTGAGGCGCCGTAAACGGCTGGAGCGCTTTCTGGCCGCTTATTGGCTTCGCCCGGAAAATGCCTTCTGGATGGCGATGCGGAGCGAGATGTTGTCTCGCGTGGAATGGTCCTGCCCAGCGCTCGATCTCTGCTGCGGCGATGGCGTGTTCAGTTTCCTGCACCTTGGCGGGCTGCTGGATCCGGCTTGGGACGTATTCCAGTCCGTGGGCGGGCTGGACCGTGTTCGCACCGAGCATCACGACATTTTCGACCACATTGATGACGAATTTCGCCCTCTGGTTCAGAAGCTACCGGCAACGAAGTTCGAAATCGGATGCGACGCGAAGTCGGCGCTACTGCGCCGAGCGAAGCCGCTGGGCATCTACGAGCGTCTCGTCGAACACGATGCCAATGAAGCCCTTCCATTCGAAGACGCCTCCGTACGATTCGTCTATTGCAACGCGGCCTATTGGGTGCGACGCATCGACGCCCTGCTGAATGAGGTGCGTCGAATTTCGGTACCTGGGGGGCGAATTGTACTCCAGGTGAAACTGGACAGTCTCCGCGGGTATACGCTCGAATCGCACCACGCTCGGCTGGGCGAGGAATTCCTGGATATCATCGGCCGGGGACGGACAGACTGCTGGCCCACGCTCGCCGATCGCGACACCTGGGAAGCACGCTTCCGCCGTGCGGGACTCGTCATCGAGCGGGCCGTGCCTTTCATATCCCGCACACAGGCGCACATCTGGGACGTCGGGCTTCGGCCCATCGCGCCGTTGCTTATCCGCATGGCCAATGGTTTGAATCCGGACACTCGCGCTGCCATTAAGCGCGACTGGGTCGACCTGCTGGTCGAGTTGCTTCTTCCGTTCTGCGAACCATGCTTCGATTTGTTCAGCGGGGCATCGGAGCCGGCCGAGATCCAGTACGAATTGGTTCGACCTACCTGA
- a CDS encoding polysaccharide deacetylase family protein, which produces MINMIPHPADPPWRKGTAPDIPAAKPLRRPTPRSAGSQRGWDAQEGGREDGMDGDHPLRDSSTCLVVMYHYVHEAETPRREPLPGPTAAEFRGQIEQLCREMEPVSWPIFYSWLEGRAAVPRRSFLLTFDDGLADHARTVQPILDDMGLKGTFLVPALPLVEGRMLSAHAIHLLLSTLGDATLSRELGEVLQELGSGEDWLGRVDNAEATRIYHYETRERARLKHLLTMQLPVDLRDRAVEKLFERHIGSSRRWARRWYLSWDDIREMMLRGHTIGGHGYRHEPYVRLSPDDCRRDIYRTADILREALGPEPRPFSYPYGSVNEIAETACQAAGFVQAFTTIPQLARRGLSTASLPRVDTIAVDSFLKSHSCEVGLG; this is translated from the coding sequence ATGATCAATATGATTCCGCATCCTGCCGATCCTCCCTGGCGAAAGGGGACCGCACCGGACATCCCGGCCGCAAAGCCCTTGCGCCGGCCCACGCCACGTAGCGCGGGGTCTCAGCGGGGTTGGGATGCCCAGGAAGGGGGCCGCGAGGACGGTATGGATGGTGACCATCCCCTGCGGGATTCGTCCACGTGCCTCGTGGTCATGTACCACTACGTGCATGAAGCGGAGACGCCACGTCGCGAACCGCTTCCCGGTCCGACCGCGGCGGAGTTTCGCGGGCAGATCGAGCAGCTTTGCCGGGAGATGGAGCCGGTATCCTGGCCGATCTTCTATTCCTGGCTCGAAGGGCGCGCGGCCGTTCCCCGACGCAGCTTCCTGCTGACTTTTGACGACGGGCTGGCGGATCATGCACGGACGGTTCAGCCGATCCTGGACGACATGGGGCTGAAGGGGACCTTTCTCGTCCCGGCGCTTCCGCTGGTCGAGGGGCGGATGCTCTCAGCCCACGCCATTCACCTACTGCTGTCAACGCTCGGGGATGCAACGCTTTCGCGGGAACTTGGCGAAGTGCTGCAAGAGCTCGGATCCGGGGAAGACTGGCTGGGTCGAGTTGACAATGCCGAGGCCACCCGAATCTATCACTATGAGACCCGGGAGCGCGCCCGCCTTAAGCACCTGCTTACGATGCAGTTGCCCGTCGACCTGCGCGATCGCGCTGTCGAAAAGCTCTTCGAGCGGCATATCGGGTCATCGCGGCGATGGGCGCGGCGGTGGTATCTGAGCTGGGATGACATACGCGAAATGATGTTACGCGGGCATACCATCGGTGGGCACGGCTACCGTCATGAGCCGTATGTCCGTCTGAGTCCAGATGACTGCCGACGCGACATCTATCGCACGGCGGACATACTCCGCGAAGCTCTTGGTCCGGAGCCGCGTCCGTTTTCGTATCCCTACGGGAGCGTGAACGAAATCGCGGAGACTGCCTGCCAGGCTGCCGGATTTGTTCAGGCGTTTACGACGATTCCTCAGCTTGCCCGCCGCGGTCTTTCAACCGCTTCCCTGCCGCGCGTGGATACCATTGCCGTTGATTCATTTCTCAAATCCCATTCCTGCGAGGTCGGGCTGGGATGA
- a CDS encoding SLC13 family permease — MGWDAWLTVATIGVVLGTLILTRIPPDVVFMGGLTVLLAAGALSPSEALAGLSNEGMVTVGVMYVIVTGLKHTGGIAWIVSSVLGRPKSVIDAQRRLLPPVVAMSAFLNNTPVVAMLIPAVTDWAKKYHLSVSKLMIPLSYAAIFGGTCTLIGTSTNLVVNGLMKGHALPGLAMFDIAWVGFPCALAGLTYLMIFGRWLLPERLPAMSRLQDPREYTVEMIVEPNSPVDGRTIEQAGLRHLTGMYLAEIERDGNLLVAVSPQERLRGGDRLVFVGVVSSVVELQRIRGLQPATNQVFKLDTPRDKRCLIEAVVSNSCRLVGQTIRDGQFRKVYNAVVIAVARNGERIRKKVGDIILRPGDTLLLETLPSFTEQQRDSRDFYLVSRVEDSNPPRHDRMFVALGILSVMVTAVALQWINILPAAMLAAGLMIITRCCTASAARASVDWQVLLVIAAAFGMGRAIETSGLAGVVATELASVAGDNPWLTLAVIYGVTMLFTELITNNGAAVLIFPIALATSERLGVSFTPFAISIMMAASASFSTPIGYQTNLMVYGPGGYRFGDYFRVGIPLNLLMWAITVLIAPLIWPFRLAASV; from the coding sequence GTGGGCTGGGATGCCTGGTTGACCGTCGCCACAATTGGTGTCGTGCTCGGCACACTGATCCTCACGCGCATTCCGCCGGATGTCGTGTTCATGGGGGGGCTGACGGTGTTGCTGGCGGCGGGCGCTCTTTCCCCCTCGGAGGCCCTGGCGGGACTCTCCAACGAAGGCATGGTGACCGTCGGCGTGATGTACGTCATCGTCACGGGGCTCAAGCACACGGGCGGAATCGCCTGGATCGTCTCCTCGGTGCTGGGGAGACCCAAATCCGTCATCGACGCGCAACGCCGACTGCTGCCCCCCGTTGTCGCCATGAGCGCGTTCCTGAACAATACGCCCGTCGTGGCGATGCTGATTCCCGCCGTGACCGACTGGGCCAAGAAGTATCACCTCTCTGTCTCCAAGCTGATGATCCCGCTCAGTTACGCGGCCATCTTCGGCGGCACGTGCACGCTCATCGGCACGAGCACCAACTTAGTCGTAAACGGCTTGATGAAGGGCCACGCACTGCCCGGTCTGGCGATGTTCGACATCGCGTGGGTCGGCTTTCCTTGTGCTCTCGCGGGGCTGACGTACCTCATGATTTTCGGCCGGTGGCTCCTGCCGGAGCGCCTTCCCGCCATGAGCCGGCTTCAGGATCCGCGCGAGTACACCGTGGAGATGATCGTCGAGCCCAACAGCCCGGTGGACGGCCGAACCATCGAACAAGCCGGACTCCGCCACCTCACGGGCATGTACCTGGCCGAAATCGAACGGGACGGGAACCTGCTTGTAGCTGTTTCGCCCCAGGAGCGTTTGCGCGGGGGCGACCGGCTGGTCTTCGTCGGCGTGGTGAGCTCCGTGGTGGAACTCCAGCGAATCCGCGGCCTTCAACCGGCGACAAATCAGGTATTCAAGCTGGACACTCCCCGCGACAAGCGATGCCTGATCGAAGCGGTCGTATCCAACAGTTGCCGGCTGGTCGGGCAGACTATTCGCGACGGACAGTTCCGGAAGGTCTATAACGCCGTGGTCATCGCGGTCGCCCGGAACGGCGAGCGCATTCGAAAAAAGGTCGGCGACATTATCCTCCGCCCCGGCGACACGCTCCTTCTCGAAACACTGCCCAGCTTCACTGAACAGCAGCGCGACTCGCGTGATTTCTACCTGGTCAGCCGCGTGGAGGATTCGAACCCGCCCCGCCACGATCGAATGTTCGTCGCTCTGGGAATCCTCAGCGTAATGGTCACCGCCGTCGCCCTGCAGTGGATCAATATTCTCCCGGCGGCCATGCTCGCCGCGGGACTCATGATCATCACGCGTTGCTGCACGGCCTCGGCCGCTCGGGCAAGCGTGGATTGGCAGGTGCTCCTGGTCATCGCCGCGGCGTTCGGCATGGGTAGGGCGATCGAAACCTCTGGACTTGCGGGCGTGGTTGCCACCGAATTGGCGTCCGTTGCCGGGGACAACCCCTGGCTGACGCTGGCCGTCATCTACGGCGTAACCATGCTCTTTACCGAGCTCATCACCAACAACGGCGCGGCCGTCCTCATCTTCCCCATTGCACTGGCCACGTCCGAGAGGCTCGGCGTGAGCTTCACACCCTTCGCAATTTCCATCATGATGGCGGCATCGGCAAGCTTCTCGACACCGATCGGGTATCAGACCAATCTCATGGTGTACGGCCCGGGCGGCTATCGCTTTGGGGATTACTTCCGCGTGGGCATTCCGCTCAATCTGCTGATGTGGGCGATCACCGTTCTGATCGCACCCTTGATCTGGCCGTTCCGGTTAGCTGCCTCTGTCTGA
- the gatE gene encoding Glu-tRNA(Gln) amidotransferase subunit GatE gives MPLPFKPFEHMTEQDYAAIGFRCGLEVHRQILTQTKLFCRCPAGRYSSEYDAEVLRHMRPTLSELGEYDGTALMEKKTRKNIYYRLHRDTVCTYEFDDTPPFFLNDEALSIALEIALLLRLNMVDELHIARKQYLDGSIPTGFQRTTIVGVDGWMPYKDRRVRIRQLGLEEDSCREVSDVGHDRVYLTDRLGMPLIEVVTEPDMVNPQEVYEVGQIIRRLCRSTGKVRTGYGAVRQDVNVSVTGGTRIEIKGVPQLWRIPRLVYNEARRQCSLLHIRDQLAQRGVTPENLSTDHADVTRIVAKTSYVPIQSAVSAGERVRCVALRRFAGLLNEPTQEHTTFAKEFSDRVRVIACLTRLPNIAHSDTASETLLVRDWQRLFKALDADPGDALMLVWGPERDTITACEEIMIRAREATQGIPPDTRQALKDGTNGFERVLPGAERMYPDTDLPPLKVDEKQLESIRGHMPEFVWDREARYRQLGLTDALIDALIMSDYAEVFDRAVGEHHVPPVFAAVVLTQRLKALRRSGLDVRLLSEKDLLDVLAMVAQARLAPEGVFSVLRQVVEARSGEKGAYENGAAVNDIVANLGSAPSEAEVASGVRDAIAQSVGRSFPSEEHRRRFVMGQLMRSWRGLVGGRELSRKVQPVLMETGVRIAAAGGSRAAATKTKA, from the coding sequence TTGCCTCTTCCGTTCAAGCCCTTTGAGCACATGACCGAGCAGGACTACGCCGCGATCGGCTTCCGTTGCGGTCTGGAGGTGCATCGGCAGATCCTCACGCAGACCAAGCTCTTCTGCCGCTGCCCGGCCGGCCGCTACAGCAGCGAGTATGACGCGGAAGTTCTGCGGCACATGCGGCCGACGCTCTCCGAACTTGGCGAGTACGACGGCACCGCCCTGATGGAGAAGAAGACGCGCAAGAACATCTACTATCGCCTGCACCGCGATACCGTCTGCACCTACGAATTCGACGACACGCCCCCATTCTTCCTGAACGATGAGGCGTTGAGCATCGCCCTGGAAATCGCGTTGCTGTTACGGCTGAACATGGTGGACGAATTGCACATTGCCCGGAAGCAGTATCTGGACGGGTCGATTCCCACCGGATTCCAGCGGACCACCATCGTGGGCGTGGACGGCTGGATGCCCTACAAGGATCGCCGCGTCCGGATCCGGCAATTGGGACTGGAGGAAGACTCCTGCCGGGAGGTGTCCGATGTCGGACACGATCGCGTATACCTGACGGACCGCCTGGGGATGCCGCTGATCGAGGTGGTCACCGAGCCGGACATGGTCAACCCGCAGGAGGTGTACGAGGTCGGCCAGATCATCCGTCGCCTCTGCCGGAGCACTGGCAAGGTTCGCACGGGGTACGGTGCCGTGCGACAGGACGTCAACGTCAGCGTGACCGGCGGCACGCGGATCGAAATCAAAGGCGTGCCGCAACTGTGGCGGATTCCCCGGCTGGTCTACAACGAGGCCCGGCGGCAGTGTTCGCTTTTGCATATTCGGGACCAGTTGGCACAGCGAGGCGTCACGCCGGAAAACCTGTCTACCGACCATGCCGACGTGACGCGCATCGTGGCCAAGACAAGTTACGTTCCGATTCAGTCGGCTGTTTCCGCGGGAGAGCGAGTCCGTTGCGTCGCGCTGCGGCGGTTTGCCGGATTGCTCAACGAACCGACGCAGGAACACACGACGTTTGCCAAGGAGTTTTCGGACCGTGTCCGCGTTATTGCCTGCCTGACGCGGCTGCCCAACATCGCCCACTCCGACACGGCATCGGAAACGTTGCTGGTGCGGGATTGGCAGCGTCTGTTCAAGGCGCTGGATGCGGACCCCGGCGATGCCCTGATGCTCGTGTGGGGCCCGGAGCGGGACACGATCACCGCCTGCGAGGAGATCATGATCCGTGCCCGCGAAGCGACGCAGGGCATTCCGCCGGACACGCGCCAGGCGCTCAAGGACGGCACCAACGGCTTCGAGCGTGTGCTGCCCGGCGCAGAGCGGATGTATCCGGATACGGACTTGCCGCCGTTGAAGGTTGATGAAAAGCAGCTCGAGAGCATTCGCGGCCACATGCCCGAATTCGTCTGGGATCGTGAGGCAAGGTATCGCCAGCTGGGGCTGACGGACGCGTTGATCGACGCGCTGATCATGTCGGACTACGCGGAGGTGTTTGATCGGGCCGTGGGCGAGCATCATGTTCCGCCGGTGTTCGCGGCGGTTGTTCTTACGCAGCGGCTCAAAGCGCTACGCCGATCGGGTCTCGATGTGCGCTTGCTGTCTGAAAAGGATTTGCTCGACGTGCTGGCGATGGTGGCCCAGGCACGACTTGCCCCGGAAGGTGTTTTCTCCGTTCTGCGGCAGGTAGTCGAAGCGCGTTCCGGCGAGAAGGGCGCGTACGAGAATGGTGCCGCTGTCAACGACATCGTGGCGAACCTTGGTTCGGCGCCGTCCGAAGCGGAGGTGGCGTCCGGCGTTCGGGATGCGATCGCCCAGAGCGTCGGCCGATCGTTCCCAAGCGAGGAGCACCGGCGGCGGTTCGTCATGGGGCAGCTCATGCGTTCGTGGCGAGGGCTCGTCGGCGGGCGGGAGTTATCTCGGAAAGTGCAACCTGTTTTGATGGAGACGGGTGTCCGTATTGCCGCGGCGGGTGGATCGCGGGCGGCCGCGACAAAGACCAAGGCATGA
- a CDS encoding adenine phosphoribosyltransferase produces MNDVAEIHVTKLRELIRDVTDFPKPGIVFKDITPLLRSQAGLSLAVEHLTEPFRDLKVDAVAGAESRGFIFGTAVARSLSAGFVPIRKPGRLPAAIHSESYELEYGTDSVEIHQDAVHPGDRVLMVDDLLATGGTMAACCRLVERLGAEIVGCAFLIELSYLGGRHRLEGYPVHSILKYDT; encoded by the coding sequence ATGAACGACGTTGCTGAAATTCACGTCACGAAACTGCGGGAGTTGATCCGCGACGTAACCGACTTTCCCAAGCCGGGCATCGTCTTTAAGGACATTACTCCCCTTCTTCGAAGCCAAGCCGGGCTGTCCCTCGCCGTCGAGCACCTGACCGAGCCGTTCCGCGATCTGAAGGTGGATGCGGTCGCCGGCGCCGAGTCGCGTGGATTCATTTTCGGCACAGCGGTGGCACGATCGCTGTCCGCCGGGTTCGTCCCCATCCGCAAGCCGGGGCGGCTGCCTGCCGCCATACACTCGGAAAGCTACGAACTGGAATACGGCACGGACAGCGTCGAAATACACCAGGATGCCGTGCATCCCGGCGATCGCGTTCTCATGGTGGACGACCTTCTTGCAACCGGTGGAACGATGGCGGCCTGCTGTCGCCTGGTCGAGCGATTGGGCGCGGAAATCGTGGGTTGCGCGTTCCTGATCGAGTTGTCCTATCTTGGAGGGCGGCACCGGCTCGAGGGCTACCCCGTCCATTCCATTCTGAAATACGATACCTGA
- a CDS encoding sodium-translocating pyrophosphatase, whose protein sequence is MEPALAQAPSVGQPAAELSTPPSSEGEVVSVATSSHIPLVWWLAPICGIIALWSARGYYNEVKNSSEGDPDMIRIAGYVREGAMAYLFRQYRVVAVVFVFLIGILSWMAYSLHVQHGLVPWAFLTGGFFSGLCGYIGMRTATIAAHRTTAGARESLNQGLRVAFRAGAVMGLVVVGFALIDITVWFGVLRIFTEMSLHEITVVMLTFGMGASTQALFARVGGGIYTKAADVGADLVGKVEAGIPEDDPRNPAAIADNVGDNVGDVAGMGADLYESYAGSILATAALGVAAAYGLANATQDEDALRFLVVPMVVAGAGIIASIWAGINLVRTEEGATMAQLMSALNKGLLSSSVVILILTYVICYFLLGSIEHVNWFGVASAVTVGLAAGWLIGKSTEFFTSYDFLPTRRIAEQAQTGPATVIIAGVAEGMRSTWASLFIIIVAIMASFIFAGGKHEFMLGLYGVGLAAVGMLSTLGFTLATDAYGPIADNAGGNAEMTGQAPEVRERTDALDSLGNTTAATGKGFAIGSAALTALALLAAYVEEVRIGVVRESMAYVQVVDDKADEVDNAALGTIYYMGYGKFASKTEPGTKESAYDAYFLMSDKVRPVLDELLRREGSTGMASVTLQGELTDPDPAMSNIQKGYIVGSQGKRHEVELVSARKASLQQYMDYYDVTLMNPQVLCGMFAGVLLVFLFCALTMQAVGRAAFKMMLECREQFRHVAEYLVSTKGMSAEDARKADNWPRGQVVHNGQKIPDYARCVDISTAGAQREMIFPSMLAIIVPVLVGLVFGVGGVMGLLAGGLTSGFAVAIFMANAGGAWDNAKKYVEKGHYGGKGSEAHKATVVGDTVGDPFKDTSGPSLNILIKLMSMVSVVFAGLVVKYAPQVGAFLGLG, encoded by the coding sequence ATGGAGCCTGCCCTCGCGCAAGCACCCTCGGTCGGCCAGCCTGCCGCCGAATTGTCTACGCCGCCGTCCAGTGAGGGTGAGGTGGTATCCGTCGCCACCAGTTCGCACATTCCCCTGGTCTGGTGGTTGGCGCCCATTTGCGGAATCATCGCGCTCTGGTCGGCACGCGGCTACTACAACGAAGTCAAGAATTCCAGCGAGGGCGACCCGGACATGATCCGCATCGCGGGTTACGTTCGCGAAGGCGCGATGGCCTACCTGTTCCGGCAGTATCGCGTGGTGGCGGTCGTGTTCGTCTTCCTCATCGGAATCCTATCCTGGATGGCGTACAGTCTGCACGTCCAGCACGGGCTCGTTCCCTGGGCGTTCCTCACCGGCGGGTTCTTCAGTGGCCTTTGTGGCTATATCGGCATGCGCACGGCAACGATTGCCGCACACCGAACTACGGCCGGCGCCCGTGAAAGTCTGAACCAGGGACTCCGCGTTGCCTTCCGCGCGGGTGCGGTCATGGGGCTTGTCGTCGTCGGATTCGCCCTGATCGATATTACGGTTTGGTTCGGCGTGCTCCGCATCTTCACCGAGATGTCCTTGCACGAAATCACGGTGGTCATGCTCACGTTCGGCATGGGGGCCAGTACACAGGCACTCTTTGCCCGTGTGGGTGGCGGAATCTACACCAAGGCGGCCGACGTCGGTGCCGACCTCGTCGGCAAAGTTGAAGCAGGCATTCCTGAGGACGATCCGCGTAACCCGGCGGCGATTGCCGACAACGTGGGCGACAACGTCGGTGACGTGGCCGGCATGGGTGCCGACCTCTACGAGTCGTACGCCGGTTCGATTCTGGCGACCGCCGCGCTGGGCGTTGCCGCCGCCTACGGTCTGGCCAACGCGACGCAGGACGAAGACGCGCTCCGCTTCCTGGTCGTGCCCATGGTCGTGGCCGGAGCCGGCATCATTGCCAGCATCTGGGCGGGTATCAACCTGGTGAGGACCGAGGAAGGCGCCACCATGGCTCAGCTCATGTCGGCACTGAACAAGGGACTCCTCAGTTCGAGCGTTGTCATCCTGATCCTCACCTACGTCATCTGCTATTTTCTACTTGGGTCGATTGAGCATGTGAACTGGTTCGGCGTCGCGTCAGCCGTGACGGTGGGGCTGGCGGCGGGTTGGCTCATCGGAAAATCGACGGAGTTCTTTACCAGCTATGACTTTCTTCCCACGAGGCGCATCGCTGAACAGGCTCAGACTGGCCCGGCGACCGTCATTATCGCCGGCGTGGCCGAGGGCATGCGCAGCACTTGGGCCTCGCTCTTCATCATCATAGTGGCCATTATGGCCTCGTTCATCTTCGCTGGCGGCAAGCATGAATTCATGCTCGGCCTGTACGGCGTCGGTCTGGCGGCCGTGGGTATGCTCTCCACGCTCGGGTTCACGCTTGCGACCGATGCCTACGGTCCGATCGCGGACAACGCGGGCGGTAACGCGGAAATGACCGGGCAAGCACCGGAAGTTCGCGAGCGTACCGATGCCCTGGACTCGCTGGGCAACACGACGGCGGCGACGGGCAAGGGGTTCGCCATCGGGTCGGCCGCGCTGACTGCTCTGGCCCTACTTGCAGCCTACGTCGAGGAGGTTCGTATCGGCGTCGTCCGCGAGTCCATGGCCTACGTTCAAGTGGTGGATGACAAGGCCGACGAGGTTGATAACGCCGCATTGGGCACGATCTATTACATGGGTTACGGCAAGTTCGCGTCAAAAACTGAGCCGGGAACGAAGGAGTCGGCTTACGATGCCTATTTCCTGATGAGCGACAAAGTTCGACCGGTACTTGATGAGCTGCTACGGCGCGAAGGTTCAACGGGGATGGCCAGCGTGACGCTCCAGGGAGAGCTGACCGATCCGGACCCAGCGATGAGCAATATTCAGAAGGGTTACATCGTAGGTTCGCAGGGCAAACGCCACGAAGTGGAACTCGTCTCCGCCCGGAAGGCCTCGCTTCAGCAATACATGGACTATTACGACGTGACGCTCATGAATCCGCAGGTGCTTTGCGGGATGTTCGCCGGAGTCTTGCTCGTGTTCCTGTTCTGCGCCCTGACCATGCAGGCCGTGGGACGGGCGGCGTTCAAGATGATGCTTGAATGCCGCGAGCAGTTCCGCCACGTGGCCGAATACCTCGTATCCACCAAGGGCATGTCCGCCGAAGATGCGCGAAAGGCGGACAACTGGCCCCGCGGGCAGGTTGTCCATAATGGGCAAAAAATCCCGGATTATGCCCGTTGCGTGGATATCTCCACGGCCGGCGCCCAGCGGGAGATGATTTTCCCATCGATGCTGGCGATCATCGTGCCCGTGCTCGTGGGGCTGGTCTTCGGCGTGGGCGGTGTCATGGGACTGCTGGCGGGCGGTCTGACAAGTGGATTCGCCGTAGCCATCTTCATGGCCAACGCCGGCGGTGCGTGGGATAATGCCAAGAAGTACGTCGAAAAGGGCCACTACGGCGGAAAGGGCAGCGAGGCGCACAAGGCGACCGTGGTCGGCGATACGGTCGGGGACCCCTTCAAGGACACCTCGGGACCGAGCCTGAACATCCTCATCAAGCTCATGAGCATGGTCAGCGTCGTCTTTGCCGGGCTCGTGGTGAAGTACGCTCCGCAAGTCGGGGCGTTCCTGGGACTCGGCTGA